In Flavobacterium endoglycinae, one DNA window encodes the following:
- a CDS encoding tetratricopeptide repeat protein, giving the protein MRKLSWFFLFQIILISSSVSAQKSAIYIYDLKDFDKALALYNDKQYASAQHIFENVKNTAVTEEVKSDCAYYIANCAIRTNKPNADALMEKFVEDYPTSTKQNQAYVEVAQYFFEQGNYPKALQWFDKVDESYMSKSESDKFNFQKGYSYFNAKKKKEATTYFNKVVNSPEFGSQAKYYLGFMAYEGDDYKEATKYFDEVSGEEKYKEKLSYYQADMNFKLGNFQKAIDLGQKAMDKSNEMEKSELNKIIGESYFNLKQYGKAIPYLEKYAGKKGKWNNTDFYQLGYAYYEQKEYEKAISQFNKIIEGKDFVAQNAYYHLGLSYLNTGKKQEALNAFKNASEMDFNAQIQEDAALNYAKLSYDIGNAYQTVPGILLDFLKKYPNNSSRAEVEKLLVDSYISTKNYKEALALLEKNRTPENKAAYQKVLFYRGLELYNESNYSEAGKMFKSAIAEQKTPEFTARATFWKAETEYLNDDMQNALLTYKQFAGLPSAKSTDEYKNINYNIGYTYFKLKEYDQAANSFQAQIDTNKEDKTRLNDSYLRLGDSRFVTSKYSQAMEAYGKAMDAKSVDADYAQFQKALLYGFMSRNDQKINELNNFLKMYKKSEYRDDVLFELGNTYVADKKNDLAIKTYDQLISEYKNGSFTSKSILKQGLIYYNSDRDELALSKFKKVAAEFPKTPEALEAVSTARLIYVDSGRVDEYASWVKTLDFVSVTDAELDNDTYDAAFKQYSQNNSKNAITGFAGYITNFPSGLHALEANFYLAQLYYAEGSETKSISNYQYVIQQPRSEFSEQALNRLAQIYLKAKDCDKAIPVLARLENEADYPQNKNFAQANLMKCYYDKKDYDKSVVSAEKVLENPKADAGVKADAQIIVARAAMQTGNEDKAKTAYAKLLATSKGELAAEALYYDAYFKTKEGKFEASNTAVQKLAKNYSAYKYYGAKGLVLMAKNFYGLKDSYQATYILDNVINNFTDYPDVVEEAKRELGAIKVEESKTNSSINR; this is encoded by the coding sequence ATGCGTAAACTTTCCTGGTTCTTTTTATTCCAAATTATCCTTATTTCGTCTTCAGTTTCAGCACAAAAATCAGCTATATATATTTACGATTTAAAGGATTTTGACAAAGCACTGGCTTTATATAACGACAAACAATATGCTTCGGCACAACATATTTTCGAAAACGTAAAAAATACGGCAGTTACCGAAGAAGTAAAATCCGACTGTGCGTACTACATTGCCAATTGTGCTATTAGAACCAATAAGCCAAATGCAGATGCTTTGATGGAAAAATTTGTTGAAGATTATCCAACAAGTACGAAACAAAATCAAGCATATGTCGAAGTGGCGCAGTATTTCTTCGAGCAGGGCAATTATCCAAAAGCGTTGCAGTGGTTTGATAAAGTTGACGAAAGTTACATGAGCAAATCAGAATCGGATAAATTCAATTTCCAGAAAGGGTACAGCTATTTCAATGCTAAAAAGAAAAAAGAAGCCACAACTTATTTTAATAAGGTCGTGAATTCTCCTGAGTTCGGTTCGCAAGCCAAATACTATTTAGGTTTTATGGCGTATGAAGGCGACGATTATAAAGAAGCAACCAAATACTTTGATGAGGTTTCTGGCGAAGAAAAATACAAAGAAAAACTTTCGTATTATCAGGCCGATATGAATTTCAAATTAGGGAATTTCCAAAAAGCCATTGATTTAGGACAAAAAGCAATGGATAAGTCCAATGAAATGGAAAAATCCGAATTGAATAAAATTATTGGAGAAAGTTATTTCAACCTAAAACAATATGGAAAAGCAATTCCGTATTTAGAAAAATACGCTGGTAAAAAAGGAAAATGGAACAATACCGATTTCTATCAGTTAGGATATGCGTATTATGAACAGAAAGAGTATGAAAAGGCTATTTCTCAATTCAATAAAATTATAGAGGGAAAAGACTTCGTAGCGCAAAATGCGTACTACCACTTAGGTTTAAGTTATTTGAATACAGGCAAAAAACAGGAAGCGCTTAATGCTTTTAAAAATGCTTCGGAAATGGATTTTAATGCACAGATTCAAGAAGATGCAGCCTTGAATTACGCTAAATTAAGTTATGATATTGGAAATGCATATCAGACTGTTCCGGGAATTTTATTGGATTTCTTGAAAAAATACCCAAACAATTCAAGCAGAGCTGAAGTAGAAAAACTTTTAGTTGATTCGTATATTTCTACCAAAAACTACAAAGAAGCTTTGGCTTTATTAGAAAAAAACAGAACTCCTGAAAATAAAGCAGCGTATCAAAAAGTACTTTTTTATAGAGGACTTGAATTGTACAACGAATCCAATTATTCTGAAGCTGGAAAAATGTTCAAAAGCGCTATTGCTGAACAAAAAACACCTGAATTTACAGCACGTGCTACTTTTTGGAAAGCCGAAACAGAATATCTTAACGACGATATGCAGAATGCATTGTTAACTTACAAACAGTTTGCGGGACTTCCATCGGCTAAAAGTACAGACGAATACAAAAACATCAATTACAATATTGGATACACGTATTTTAAATTAAAAGAATACGATCAAGCAGCTAATTCATTTCAAGCTCAGATTGATACTAATAAAGAAGATAAAACACGTTTGAATGATTCATATCTGCGTTTAGGAGATTCAAGATTTGTGACTTCGAAATACTCTCAGGCAATGGAAGCGTACGGAAAAGCAATGGATGCCAAAAGTGTCGATGCTGATTATGCGCAGTTTCAAAAAGCACTTTTGTATGGTTTTATGTCAAGAAACGATCAGAAAATCAACGAACTGAACAACTTTTTAAAAATGTATAAAAAATCAGAATATCGTGATGATGTTTTGTTTGAATTAGGAAATACATATGTTGCTGATAAGAAAAATGATTTAGCTATTAAAACCTACGATCAGTTAATTTCAGAATATAAAAATGGTTCGTTTACGTCAAAATCTATCTTAAAACAAGGTTTAATTTATTACAATTCAGATCGTGACGAATTAGCTTTATCTAAATTCAAAAAAGTCGCTGCTGAGTTCCCAAAAACGCCTGAAGCTCTAGAAGCAGTTTCCACAGCAAGATTAATTTATGTCGATTCTGGAAGAGTAGATGAATATGCTTCATGGGTTAAAACATTGGATTTCGTTTCGGTTACAGATGCTGAATTGGATAACGATACTTACGATGCCGCTTTCAAACAATACAGCCAAAACAACAGCAAAAATGCCATTACAGGTTTTGCAGGTTATATCACTAATTTTCCTTCGGGATTACATGCTTTAGAAGCCAATTTCTATTTAGCACAATTGTATTATGCCGAAGGTTCTGAAACCAAATCAATTTCGAATTACCAATATGTAATACAACAGCCAAGAAGCGAATTTTCAGAACAAGCCTTAAACAGATTGGCTCAGATTTATTTAAAAGCAAAAGACTGTGATAAAGCAATTCCAGTTTTGGCACGTTTAGAAAATGAAGCCGATTATCCTCAAAATAAAAACTTCGCACAAGCCAACTTGATGAAATGTTATTATGATAAAAAAGATTATGACAAATCAGTTGTTTCTGCAGAAAAAGTATTAGAAAATCCAAAAGCCGATGCTGGCGTAAAAGCCGATGCGCAAATCATTGTAGCGCGTGCCGCAATGCAGACAGGAAACGAAGACAAAGCAAAAACAGCTTATGCTAAACTTTTGGCAACTTCAAAAGGTGAATTAGCGGCAGAAGCTTTGTATTACGATGCGTACTTTAAAACGAAAGAAGGAAAATTCGAAGCTTCGAATACTGCGGTTCAAAAACTGGCTAAAAACTATTCGGCTTACAAATATTACGGAGCAAAAGGCTTGGTTTTAATGGCGAAAAACTTCTACGGATTAAAAGACAGTTATCAAGCAACTTACATCTTAGACAACGTAATCAATAATTTTACAGATTATCCGGATGTAGTTGAAGAAGCGAAAAGAGAATTGGGCGCCATTAAAGTAGAAGAATCAAAAACGAATTCGTCAATTAACCGATAA
- a CDS encoding cell division ATP-binding protein FtsE codes for MSQTVLSLKEVTIYQEGRKIISHINLDVEHGEFIYIIGKTGSGKSTFLKTLYADLPLLEGEGHIVEFDLASLKEKDIPYLRRKIGIVFQDFKLLPDRSIKDNMLFVLKATGWTEKEAMQHKIDEVLDKVGMKDFLNKMPHQLSGGEQQRVAIARALLNDPEFILADEPTGNLDPQTSSEVLEVLKAINAAGKTVIMATHDYALLMKFPSKTLKCEDERIFEVVQRSV; via the coding sequence ATGTCACAAACCGTACTATCTCTTAAAGAAGTCACTATATATCAGGAAGGAAGAAAAATTATCTCTCATATTAACTTAGACGTTGAACACGGCGAGTTTATCTACATCATCGGAAAAACAGGTTCAGGAAAAAGTACTTTCTTAAAAACTTTATATGCTGATCTTCCATTACTTGAAGGCGAAGGTCATATCGTTGAATTTGATTTGGCTTCCTTAAAAGAAAAAGACATTCCGTATTTGAGACGTAAAATTGGTATCGTTTTCCAAGATTTTAAATTACTTCCAGATCGTTCTATAAAAGACAATATGCTTTTTGTTCTTAAAGCTACTGGATGGACTGAAAAAGAGGCTATGCAGCACAAAATCGATGAAGTTTTAGACAAAGTTGGAATGAAAGATTTCTTAAACAAAATGCCTCATCAGCTTTCTGGCGGAGAACAGCAGCGTGTAGCTATTGCAAGAGCACTTTTGAATGATCCTGAATTTATCCTAGCCGATGAACCAACCGGAAACCTTGATCCGCAGACAAGTTCTGAAGTATTGGAAGTTTTAAAAGCGATTAACGCTGCAGGAAAAACGGTTATCATGGCTACTCACGATTATGCTTTATTAATGAAATTCCCATCTAAAACATTAAAATGTGAAGATGAAAGAATTTTTGAAGTGGTGCAAAGAAGTGTATAA
- a CDS encoding TonB-dependent receptor produces the protein MKLNCRNKIIILLVLFVVQLSFAQKKNENIGTETVNVVKPYSPTISDAFKVKEIPSLDDSGNQPKETIKYSILSVPVASTFTPSKGNAQAVDKSKKERLFNNYATLGVGNYGTLNGELFVTQDLGNNDYLAGMFRHHSSQGGIKDAKLNDEFYDTALNVGYGVNNRDVSWGIDLGYQNQVYNWYGLPSDFGATLPPADQVALVTGINPNHSYNTISLGGNFEFNESVFSKVSTRFTHFSDSFSSSENRFYLKPTFKVDVMDQAINTNVIIDHVSGSFENNYARDNVEPLKYSLTNFGIEPSFVVTENDWTLELGAGLFYALDSENSGNKFYIYPKVNASYKLVGDLMIFYTGVNGSLNQNSYADFVTENPFLSPTLNMRPSSTQYNVFAGLKGKLANNVSYNLTGSYLNEKDKALFKSNDYTEDLSNQNYAFGNSFGVVYEDIRTLRFYAELKADFSENVSFGINGTFNSYNTDGAVEAWNLPSMKLSSSLDVNITKQWYAGLKVFYVGERKDMQSNLNAGVDPVLVTLKSYFDANAHLGYKFNDRLTFFLKLNNIGNQAYERWLNYPVQGFQVLVGGNYKFDF, from the coding sequence ATGAAATTAAACTGCCGAAATAAAATCATCATTTTACTTGTGTTATTTGTTGTTCAGCTTTCGTTTGCCCAAAAGAAAAATGAAAACATCGGAACTGAAACAGTAAACGTAGTAAAACCTTATTCGCCAACTATATCTGATGCGTTTAAAGTGAAAGAGATTCCTTCGCTTGACGATTCTGGAAATCAGCCGAAAGAAACGATCAAATATAGCATTTTATCCGTTCCTGTAGCCTCTACTTTTACGCCGTCAAAAGGGAATGCGCAAGCTGTCGATAAATCTAAAAAAGAAAGATTGTTCAATAATTATGCAACATTAGGAGTTGGTAATTACGGAACCTTAAATGGTGAATTATTCGTAACTCAAGATTTAGGAAACAACGATTATTTAGCTGGAATGTTTCGTCATCATTCTTCGCAAGGTGGTATCAAAGATGCAAAACTGAACGATGAATTTTATGATACAGCTTTAAACGTAGGTTACGGAGTTAACAATCGTGATGTGTCTTGGGGAATCGATTTAGGATATCAAAATCAGGTTTATAATTGGTATGGTTTACCATCGGATTTTGGAGCAACTTTGCCTCCTGCAGATCAAGTAGCTTTAGTTACAGGAATTAATCCGAATCATTCGTACAATACCATTTCATTAGGAGGAAATTTTGAATTTAATGAAAGTGTTTTCAGCAAAGTTTCAACCCGATTTACACATTTTTCAGATAGTTTTTCTTCTTCAGAAAATCGTTTTTATCTGAAACCGACTTTCAAAGTGGATGTAATGGATCAAGCGATTAATACCAATGTTATTATCGATCACGTAAGTGGTTCTTTCGAAAATAATTATGCAAGAGATAATGTTGAACCTTTAAAATACAGTTTAACCAATTTTGGTATTGAGCCAAGTTTTGTGGTTACTGAAAACGATTGGACATTAGAGCTAGGAGCAGGATTGTTTTATGCTTTGGATTCTGAAAACAGCGGAAACAAATTTTACATCTATCCAAAAGTAAATGCATCCTATAAATTAGTAGGTGATTTAATGATTTTCTATACAGGAGTAAATGGTAGTTTAAATCAAAACTCATACGCTGATTTTGTAACCGAAAATCCGTTTTTGTCTCCAACTCTAAACATGAGACCTAGCAGTACACAATACAATGTATTTGCGGGATTAAAAGGAAAATTAGCCAATAATGTAAGCTATAATTTGACAGGTTCTTATTTAAATGAAAAAGACAAAGCATTGTTTAAAAGCAATGATTATACAGAAGATTTATCGAACCAGAATTATGCTTTTGGAAACTCATTTGGAGTAGTGTATGAAGATATTAGAACGCTTCGTTTTTATGCAGAATTAAAAGCTGATTTTTCAGAAAATGTTTCTTTTGGAATCAACGGAACTTTTAACAGTTACAATACAGACGGCGCAGTTGAAGCATGGAATTTACCTTCAATGAAATTAAGTTCTAGTCTGGATGTGAACATTACAAAACAATGGTATGCAGGTTTAAAAGTTTTCTACGTAGGAGAACGTAAAGACATGCAGTCTAATTTAAATGCTGGTGTAGATCCAGTTTTGGTAACTTTAAAAAGCTATTTCGATGCCAATGCACATTTGGGATATAAATTCAATGATCGTTTGACTTTCTTCCTTAAATTAAACAATATTGGAAATCAGGCTTATGAAAGATGGCTGAACTATCCGGTTCAAGGATTCCAGGTTTTAGTAGGCGGAAACTACAAATTCGATTTTTAA
- the asnB gene encoding asparagine synthase B encodes MCGIVCAFDLKQKAETLRPQVLEMSKIIRHRGPDWSGIYSNDKAILSHERLAIVDPASGKQPLFTEDKKLVLAANGEIYNHRDLRKQFEGKYNFQTESDCEVILALYKEKGVNFVDELNGIFGFAIYDVDKDEYFVARDHMGIIPLYIGWDQNGTFYVASELKALEGYCTKIELFPPGHYLSSKDGEFVQWYKRDWTEYDAVKDNETSIPEIRKALEAAVHRQLMSDVPYGVLLSGGLDSSITSAVAKKFAQKRIESDDTTDAWYPQLHSFSVGLEGSPDLAAARKVADHIGTIHHEIKFTIQEGLDAVRDVIYNLETYDVTTVRASTPMWLMARVIKSMGIKMVLSGEGADELFGGYLYFHKAPNAKEFHEENVRKLGKLHMYDCLRANKSLAAWGIEGRVPFLDKEFMDVAMRINPQDKMINKEHPMEKWVVRKAFEDMLPESVAWRQKEQFSDGVGYSWIDTLKEVVAREVSDEQLANAKYKFPLQTPTSKEEYYYRSIFSEHFPSDAAALCVPQEASVACSTKIALEWDEAFKNLNDPSGRAVASVHDDAYVKA; translated from the coding sequence ATGTGTGGAATTGTATGTGCCTTTGACTTAAAACAAAAAGCAGAGACTTTAAGACCTCAAGTATTAGAAATGTCTAAAATCATTCGTCACCGTGGACCAGACTGGAGCGGAATTTACAGCAATGATAAAGCAATTCTTTCTCACGAGCGTTTGGCAATTGTAGATCCTGCTTCAGGAAAACAGCCTTTATTTACAGAAGATAAAAAACTGGTTTTGGCTGCAAACGGTGAAATTTACAACCACAGAGATTTGCGTAAACAATTTGAAGGAAAATATAACTTTCAAACTGAAAGTGACTGCGAAGTTATTTTGGCTTTATATAAAGAAAAAGGAGTAAATTTTGTTGATGAATTAAACGGAATCTTCGGTTTTGCAATTTATGATGTTGATAAAGACGAATATTTTGTTGCTCGTGACCATATGGGAATTATTCCATTGTATATTGGATGGGATCAAAATGGAACTTTCTATGTAGCTTCTGAGTTAAAAGCTCTTGAAGGATATTGTACAAAAATCGAGTTATTTCCTCCAGGACACTATTTATCAAGCAAAGACGGAGAATTTGTACAATGGTATAAAAGAGACTGGACGGAGTATGATGCTGTAAAAGATAACGAAACTAGCATTCCAGAAATCAGAAAAGCGCTTGAAGCAGCAGTTCACAGACAATTAATGAGTGATGTTCCTTACGGAGTTTTACTTTCAGGAGGTTTAGATTCTTCTATTACTTCAGCTGTAGCTAAAAAATTCGCTCAAAAAAGAATTGAATCTGATGATACTACAGATGCTTGGTATCCGCAATTGCACTCTTTCTCAGTTGGTCTAGAAGGTTCTCCAGATTTAGCTGCCGCAAGAAAAGTAGCAGACCATATCGGAACAATCCACCACGAAATCAAATTTACAATCCAAGAAGGTTTAGATGCCGTTCGTGATGTAATTTACAACCTTGAAACGTATGACGTAACTACGGTTAGAGCTTCAACTCCAATGTGGTTAATGGCTAGAGTTATCAAATCTATGGGAATCAAAATGGTTCTTTCAGGAGAAGGAGCAGATGAGTTGTTTGGAGGATATTTATACTTCCACAAAGCACCAAACGCAAAAGAATTCCACGAAGAGAACGTTCGTAAATTAGGAAAACTTCACATGTACGACTGTTTACGTGCTAATAAAAGTTTAGCGGCTTGGGGAATTGAAGGTCGTGTACCATTTTTAGATAAAGAATTTATGGATGTTGCCATGCGCATCAATCCGCAAGATAAAATGATCAACAAAGAACACCCAATGGAAAAATGGGTGGTTCGTAAAGCTTTCGAAGATATGCTTCCAGAAAGTGTTGCTTGGAGACAAAAAGAGCAATTCTCTGATGGAGTAGGATACAGCTGGATTGATACTTTGAAGGAAGTAGTGGCGAGAGAAGTTTCAGACGAGCAGTTAGCAAACGCGAAATATAAATTCCCTTTACAAACACCAACTTCTAAAGAAGAATATTACTATCGTTCTATCTTCTCAGAGCATTTTCCAAGTGATGCGGCAGCCTTATGCGTACCACAGGAAGCAAGTGTAGCTTGTAGTACAAAAATTGCTTTAGAGTGGGATGAAGCTTTTAAAAACTTAAACGATCCTTCTGGAAGAGCAGTAGCAAGTGTTCACGACGATGCTTACGTAAAAGCATAA
- a CDS encoding GNAT family N-acetyltransferase, translated as MEVLIRQENKNDYESVFRLIEKAFKDLEYSDHNEQFLVERLRKSEGFIPQLSIVAEVGGQIVGHILFTKLQIVNELNVFESLALAPVSVLPEFQGKEIGSKLILYGHEQAERLGYESVVLLGHEGYYPRFGYERCEKYNIKMPFDVPAENCMVIPLVKDGLKKVYGKVVYPDVFFQ; from the coding sequence ATGGAAGTTCTAATTAGACAAGAAAATAAAAACGATTACGAAAGTGTATTTCGGTTAATAGAAAAAGCTTTTAAAGATCTAGAATACAGTGATCACAACGAACAGTTTTTGGTCGAAAGATTAAGAAAATCAGAAGGTTTTATTCCGCAGTTGTCTATTGTGGCAGAGGTTGGCGGACAGATTGTGGGACATATTTTATTTACAAAACTACAAATTGTAAACGAACTCAATGTTTTTGAATCGTTAGCATTGGCACCAGTTTCAGTTTTACCAGAGTTTCAAGGAAAAGAAATTGGCTCAAAACTTATTTTATACGGTCATGAACAAGCAGAAAGATTAGGATATGAATCTGTTGTTTTGCTTGGACATGAAGGTTATTATCCAAGATTTGGATATGAGCGTTGTGAAAAGTATAATATTAAAATGCCGTTTGATGTTCCAGCAGAAAATTGTATGGTGATTCCGCTTGTAAAAGACGGATTAAAAAAAGTATACGGTAAGGTTGTTTATCCTGATGTTTTCTTCCAATAA
- a CDS encoding PhzF family phenazine biosynthesis protein, protein MSLPFYIVDVFADRKYAGNQLAVFLDAQNLSSEEMQQMAREINFAESTFITKLDRENNKAEIRIFTPSQEMQFAGHPIIGTSWVIINKIFDNPPAEIKLEVPIGPIAVHQSQGLIWLKAAQPKFWDIFSKQDITTFSNLTVSDFENQFPVQEVTTGSAFVMVGLSSKRALENLVLDKDKTDDWLKKNCKTNHRGLYFYYLEGSKIFSRMLCVEHNQLVEDAATGSASTCLQAFLLKYHKPEIELTNYQGDYINRPSEIYFKGKLTNDQFDIQIGGKAQFVAKGDWEAY, encoded by the coding sequence ATGAGTTTACCTTTTTATATAGTTGATGTTTTTGCTGATAGAAAATATGCCGGAAATCAGTTGGCGGTTTTTTTAGATGCACAAAATTTAAGTTCAGAAGAAATGCAGCAGATGGCACGCGAAATCAATTTTGCAGAAAGCACATTTATAACCAAGCTGGACAGAGAAAACAACAAAGCCGAAATCAGAATATTTACACCTTCACAGGAAATGCAGTTTGCAGGTCATCCAATAATTGGAACTTCTTGGGTTATAATCAATAAAATTTTTGATAATCCGCCTGCAGAAATAAAACTGGAAGTGCCAATTGGACCAATTGCAGTTCATCAGTCCCAAGGTTTGATTTGGTTAAAAGCGGCTCAGCCAAAATTTTGGGATATCTTTTCAAAACAAGATATTACGACATTTAGTAATCTAACGGTCAGTGATTTTGAAAATCAATTTCCGGTTCAAGAAGTTACTACGGGAAGTGCGTTTGTAATGGTTGGATTAAGCAGTAAAAGAGCGCTTGAAAATTTGGTTTTAGACAAAGATAAAACGGATGATTGGTTGAAAAAGAATTGTAAAACAAACCACAGAGGATTGTATTTCTATTATTTAGAAGGTTCAAAAATCTTTAGCCGAATGCTTTGTGTCGAACACAACCAATTAGTTGAAGATGCAGCAACCGGAAGTGCCAGTACGTGTTTACAAGCCTTTTTATTAAAATATCATAAACCAGAAATAGAACTAACAAATTATCAGGGAGATTATATCAATCGTCCGTCTGAGATTTATTTCAAAGGAAAATTAACCAACGACCAATTTGATATACAAATAGGAGGAAAAGCCCAGTTTGTAGCCAAAGGAGATTGGGAAGCATACTAA
- a CDS encoding glycosyltransferase, with protein sequence MKLLYITQRINEEGGIQRVLSVKTNYLIEKWNYQISIITQNDGDSDVFFEFNRAIRFYDISLKKGKLLNLFEYKKQLQKHISLLKPDCIIVCDFALKSFSIPLFLKTDVPVIFEAHGSRFNEYRKTFFGRFTGKLKYEYRNYCASKFLFFVALSKESLKEWSIKNGRIISNPLWFKVSQTAKLEEKKIIMIARHSYEKGIDRILKIWPLITQKHPEWTLEIFGKPNKTLQFEKQQINNVTFSNPVHNIQEVYQAASILVMTSRNEALPMVLIEAMSVGLPCIAYDCPVGPKAIIRNNENGFLIEEENEKSFVEKVSLLMEDEILRKKMGHKAQESVQKYDIDLIMDQWKNFFEEIVKANLS encoded by the coding sequence ATGAAACTATTATACATCACTCAAAGGATTAATGAAGAAGGAGGAATTCAAAGAGTACTTTCTGTAAAAACCAATTATTTAATAGAAAAATGGAATTACCAAATTTCTATAATTACACAGAATGATGGAGATTCAGACGTATTTTTCGAATTTAATAGAGCTATAAGATTTTATGATATTTCATTAAAAAAAGGGAAACTTTTAAATTTGTTTGAATATAAAAAGCAACTTCAAAAGCATATTAGTCTTTTGAAACCTGATTGTATAATAGTTTGTGATTTTGCCTTAAAATCGTTTTCAATTCCATTATTTTTAAAAACAGATGTTCCTGTTATATTTGAAGCTCACGGTTCAAGATTTAATGAATATAGAAAAACTTTTTTTGGAAGATTTACAGGTAAGTTAAAATATGAATACCGGAATTACTGTGCTTCTAAATTTTTGTTTTTTGTTGCATTATCTAAGGAAAGTTTAAAAGAATGGTCCATTAAAAATGGAAGAATAATTTCTAATCCGTTGTGGTTCAAGGTTTCTCAAACTGCTAAACTGGAAGAAAAGAAGATCATAATGATTGCCAGACATTCCTATGAAAAAGGGATTGACAGAATATTGAAAATATGGCCACTTATAACACAAAAACATCCAGAATGGACATTGGAAATTTTTGGAAAGCCTAACAAAACACTTCAGTTTGAAAAACAACAGATTAATAATGTCACTTTCTCTAATCCAGTACATAATATTCAGGAAGTGTATCAAGCTGCCTCGATATTAGTAATGACTTCGAGAAATGAAGCGCTGCCAATGGTATTGATAGAAGCAATGTCTGTTGGTCTTCCTTGCATAGCTTATGATTGTCCTGTTGGACCAAAAGCGATTATTAGGAATAACGAGAATGGATTTCTTATTGAAGAAGAGAATGAAAAATCTTTTGTTGAAAAAGTAAGTTTATTAATGGAAGACGAAATTTTACGCAAAAAAATGGGACACAAAGCCCAAGAAAGCGTTCAGAAATATGATATTGACCTTATTATGGATCAATGGAAAAATTTCTTTGAAGAAATTGTAAAAGCTAATTTAAGCTAG
- a CDS encoding glycosyltransferase family 2 protein codes for MLSILIPVYNYNVLPLVSELVKQCNSCGINFEVLCLDDASNLYEEENQKINQFINCSFIVLPKNIGRSAIRNLLAEKAHYENLLFLDADTIPVQENFISNYTQEINQEEKIVYGGILYENIKPEKGKVLRWIYGRKREALQVSDRIKNPYLSFLTLNFLITKSIFSEVRFNENIPNLRHEDTLFSFELKQKQAKIIHIENPVFHLGIETSVTFLKKSEEAVLGLKNLVDSNLISKDYVKLSHYFQMIKNYQLSSIISFSFKIFKPLLVKQLVSKKPSLLLFDIYRLGYYSSLN; via the coding sequence ATGCTTTCCATTTTAATTCCGGTTTATAATTATAATGTTTTACCGCTTGTCAGCGAACTCGTAAAGCAGTGTAATTCTTGTGGAATTAACTTTGAAGTTCTTTGTCTGGACGATGCTTCTAATCTATATGAAGAAGAAAATCAAAAAATTAATCAATTTATAAATTGTTCTTTTATTGTTTTACCCAAAAATATAGGCCGAAGTGCGATTCGGAATTTATTAGCCGAAAAAGCCCATTATGAAAACTTATTATTTCTAGATGCTGATACAATTCCTGTTCAAGAAAATTTTATTTCAAATTATACACAAGAAATAAATCAGGAAGAAAAGATAGTTTACGGAGGTATTTTATACGAGAACATTAAACCTGAAAAAGGAAAAGTTTTAAGATGGATTTATGGAAGAAAAAGAGAAGCGTTACAAGTTTCTGATCGCATCAAAAATCCATATCTTTCTTTTTTAACTTTGAATTTTTTGATAACAAAAAGTATCTTTTCAGAAGTTCGATTCAACGAAAATATTCCAAATCTCAGACATGAAGATACGTTATTTTCATTTGAATTAAAACAAAAACAAGCCAAGATTATTCATATTGAGAATCCTGTTTTTCATTTAGGAATAGAAACCAGTGTAACTTTTTTAAAAAAGTCTGAAGAAGCTGTTTTAGGCTTAAAAAACTTAGTAGATTCAAATCTTATTTCTAAAGATTATGTAAAACTTTCGCATTATTTTCAAATGATAAAAAATTATCAACTAAGTTCTATTATTTCTTTTAGTTTTAAAATCTTTAAACCTCTATTAGTCAAGCAGCTTGTAAGTAAAAAACCTTCTCTTTTACTTTTTGATATTTACCGCTTGGGATATTATTCTAGCTTAAATTAG